In the genome of Leishmania braziliensis MHOM/BR/75/M2904 contig, possible fusion of chromosomes 20 and 34, one region contains:
- a CDS encoding serine palmitoyltransferase-like protein: MSSLSKMLAQELMDHPLHIMLELFFAAALAYLLLQRCSCREREKPPNSMNVLSLEEQERRIAAFQSIPFRGECSVTSNVPVPEYHGLTEVVGRKGCHITIVRPDSSEAEECLDLATYDFHSFSTMPEIVEVARTAVNAYGVGSCGPRSFYGTIKPHLLVEKDLATFLETDDTIVYSFAYTTVATLISCFSGRGDYLVYDDGVSSSVMEGCMLSRSDIRSYKHCNMKSLEEKLKEVVAKDEYHKPHRRFVVTEGVFSGTGEICPLPNILELCHEYKFRLVLEDSYGFGALGKSGRGTPEHFSIPTMDVDVYIGSLSTSMGAVGGFCAGASNMIDHQRLGATAYVFSASLPPYITASVSQSLEVLTRDATFVAKLQKHTRRMRNHLREARFNAEKIKLVDSIDDVSPVILLAVQRAYVKSEGLKKVESRLQRVINALQKKKVAVVRNVFTTDEPVNAVSGLRIVPKSLATEAEVTTALEAIEAAVKAEFA; the protein is encoded by the coding sequence ATGTCGTCTCTATCGAAAATGCTGGCACAGGAGCTGATGGACCATCCGTTGCACATCATGCTAGAGCTTTTCTTTGCCGCCGCGCTTGCGTATCTTCTGCtacagcgctgcagctgccgcgagagggagaagccgCCGAATTCGATGAACGTACTTTCCCTtgaggagcaggagcgtcGTATTGCTGCATTTCAGTCAATTCCGTTCCGTGGTGAGTGCTCGGTGACATCGAACGTGCCCGTGCCGGAGTATCACGGGCTGACCGAGGTGGTGGGACGCAAGGGGTGCCACATCACCATAGTGCGGCCCGACTCgtccgaggcggaggagtgTCTAGACCTCGCCACCTACGATTTCCACTCCTTCTCAACGATGCCGGAGATCGTCGAAGTTGCGAGGACGGCTGTGAACGCCTATGGCGTGGGGAGTTGCGGGCCTCGCAGCTTCTACGGTACTATCAAGCCGCATCTTTTGGTGGAGAAGGACCTGGCCACGTTCCTTGAGACAGACGACACGATTGTATACAGTTTCGCATATACCACCGTTGCCACCCTCATCTCCTGCTTCTCTGGTCGTGGTGACTACCTTGTGTACGACGACGGCGTCAGCTCCTCCGTGATGGAGGGCTGCATGCTGTCCCGCTCTGACATTCGCTCATACAAGCACTGTAACATGAAGAGCCTGGAGGAGAAGCtcaaggaggtggtggcaaaGGACGAGTACCACaagccgcaccgccgcttcGTCGTAACGGAGGGCGTCTTTTCAGGTACGGGCGAGATCTGCCCGCTGCCAAATATCTTGGAGCTGTGCCATGAGTATAAATTCCGTCTCGTGCTGGAGGACAGCTACGGCTTTGGCGCACTGGGCAAGTCGGGGCGCGGTACCCCGGAGCATTTCAGCATCCCAACGATGGATGTGGATGTGTACATTGGCAGCCTGAGCACGTCCATGGGTGCTGTCGGTGGCTTCTGCGCTGGCGCGTCGAATATGATCGACCATCAGCGCCTCGGTGCGACGGCATACGTTTTctcggcgtcgctgccccCCTACATTACGGCCTCCGTCTCACAGTCGCTCGAAGTGCTGACGCGTGATGCCACATTTGTGGCCAAGCTGCAGAAGCACACGAGGCGCATGCGCAACCACCTTCGTGAGGCGAGGTTCAACGCTGAGAAGATCAAGCTGGTGGACAGCATTGACGACGTGTCCCCGGTGATTCTTCTTGCGGTGCAGCGGGCATACGTCAAAAGTGAGGGACtgaagaaggtggagagccgcctccagcgcgtcATCAATGCcctgcagaagaagaaagtgGCGGTCGTGCGAAACGTCTTCACAACAGATGAACCGGTGAACGCCGTCTCGGGGCTGCGTATTGTGCCCAAGAGTCTGGCGACGGAGGCCGAGGTGACAACGGCACTCGAGGCCATCGAGGCTGCCGTGAAGGCCGAGTTTGCGTAA